The Osmia lignaria lignaria isolate PbOS001 chromosome 3, iyOsmLign1, whole genome shotgun sequence genome includes the window caaaggattcataaaaaattcaaccattattgttattaaacatatcatgctgtatcatttattatttcatcattaatatgatgaattgaaaattaaacaaaaaaatttttaGTATTTGAATTTGTAACTAACGATAAATGTTATCTTTTTATAACATGTACTCaaactaaaatatttatattatcattttttttttttcaaacaaattataattgaacttcaataaaataaattatattcgtCATCACactgtataaaatatatataagtatATACCATATatgtgaaattataaaaattttgaatgttTTACTTTTATATCGCAAGTATAACAGACCTGACTGTTGACCTAAAGGTATCTGGATAAAGAAATTTACCTTTGGTCCGGAATTGTATTTAGGTCCACCTTACCCTCTTAATTTAAAACTTGTTGAATTGTTGTATGTACATCAATGTTCGTGTCGTTATTTCTGATAATTTCTTTAGTACAAAGCGTTTAAATTCCCGAAAAACACGATCGTCGCAATTctgattaattacaattaccgAAACTTTTGCGTGATCTTTCTTTTCAATTACAGATATAAAATCTAAGTGTACTTTGTCAAGTGGTTTGTGTTTATTACTATCTTCAATTGCTTGCTCCGATATAAGGGCTTCTTTTTGCAAGCAACTTAAACTTGGATTTAACACAACACTGTTAATTTTTCTGTTACGCCAAACACAATGAGATCCAACACagtgaaatttaattgtttGATACTTTTCTGTATGTACATCTGACAAAATATCAACTTTCTGTTGCTTCGCTTCCACGTCATCCGTAAGAAGTTCAACCTGCACCTTAAaaactttttcaaaaatatcttttatCACGTTACAAACAATAGGGTACCAACTACCCTCTGTCAATTTTGTCGTTTCATCTGTACATGTATCTATACTCTTTGATTTGATATGCTGCAAATGATTCAGAggaattgaaattctaaatttattctCAGGAGAATTCTTATTTAAAGTTGTAGTAAGCAAAGTTTTCATTAGATCCCTGTAATCATTTTTACTAGTCGCCGTGCAAATTTCAGCACCGACTGCGCAGTACTTTACAAAAATGCTCAGTGTTGGAAAATGTATGCCCATTGTAACATTATGACTTAGTTCTATAGGATCTTGGACACACATTGGTCTGTTAGTAGTAAACTTAAGATTTTCATTCTCTTTTACACACGCTTTATACCTATCCATACAGGACGGTAAATTTTCTATATCTATAAATTCCGATTCTGTGTGTATCGTTCCGTCGATTGGGCATATCACCTTGGATTTAAAATCAAAAGTTgcatagaagaaaaagaagccgTGCAGAAGTTCTGGAATACTATTCTCATTTAAAACTGGTGGTAGTGCtatattttcatcaaaattcaTTTGCCATCCATTTAGAATTTGTGGTTGACATGTTTTCTGAAGCTCCATTAAGGGAGGAATAATGTTAACCGACGGttgttgtaaataaaaaataattaataaaatcaaagCGTAATTGGATATCTTTCCTGagcatgatatttttaaatgttttgccCAGTATTTAATGAGCATCATTAATGGTCTCAATCTGTCATCAAGAGAAATATAATACTTTATCAAATTACTTTTATATATACCCAAACTATTTTTAAACGATATATCACAAGAAACGTTTGTTCGAacgtaacaaaattttataataggCGTCTTAGCTTTTGGAATCGCTATTATATCGGAGAAAGCACAGTTCATTCCGTACATAATTTTTTTCACTTCtttaaaaatcttttgcatGGTCCACACATCCGGCGACGCACTTTCGCTTTCACATATCGGTTCACCTTAAATGACAATATTGTCATCAAATCGCTCAAAACATTGATaacgatataaataaattaaaaatcttacCAATGTCCATATATATATCTAAATCACATTCTTTAAAACCTAGCCCAGTTTGAGTCGAACCAAACTTGTATGTTTTACATTTTGGAAATATcactttgaatattttatctaGATGCGTACAAACAGTTTCGTATCGTGTTTCTATTTCGAAATCGGTAAGTTGTACAGCGTTCAAAAACATTGTTAACTGATTATCAAACGTAGCTTCTCCCTCAAATAGGTGTTTtatattatcataatttattaCACCATTGTTTTCAATGGGAGTATTTTGTTTCATTGGTTTAGGTTTCcctaaattgtaaaataaaataattatgattCACAGAAGTTGGCTGTAATTGcaattcaattaaataaatacatgtttTCATTTATAATACATACCCTTGAATGGTCTTCTCTTTTTTATCTTcaatttaacattatttatcCAAATAGGTTTATTTAACAGAACTTCTGCTGAGCTTCTACAACATTAAAAAGTTACAATTAGACAAAATTATTGTTCATAAAGTaggaaaaaaataaaggatGTTAGAGAAGAAAGTTGTAACCAGTTCTAAGCTCTGTTTAAgagttataaaattataaaataaaacaattattcgATTCTAATAAATGTGCTAAATAGATTGCATTACCTGTCACAAAATTCAATAATAAGATAACTCGGACCAAACTGATACCACTTAATAGTACcatattgttgaaaataatctATAAGTCCACGTGATGGAATAAATTTTGGTAATGGCGACACAACAATTGATCTTTCATTGATTTCAACTTGTTCAAATTTCTTCAAATGCTTTTTACCTGCAAGGTGACCTTGCAAGGCATACTCATCTTGAAAGTGCATTGAACATATATCGCAATGTTTTGACATTGttctttatatattaaataatcttttcaaatttataaaaatttatttgccCTCTTccttttattgttattaaatattttcaaaattctataaaaGAATATACAGGTATATTCTTTCATTAAATATCAAGCATTCCGCTTAatcattaaaagaaataataccatTGTATTTACAAAACTTTGTTTAATTCAATGTAAACAAAAGTGTTTATATACTATATAAAGAGGTCACTTCCTTCATAAAATAGTTCAGATTTTTTGTATAATGTAATTATTGTTATTTGTCTTTACTAAGTATTATTTGATATACAAAATGTAATACTGCTGACAAATTGAATTGATCTATTAATTGTCCATTAACACTTAAATTTTAAGTGTCACTATCactttatgatactttttgcaTATAATCCAAGGtgtatttagaaaaatatattcaataCAATCGACCACTTTATTTaatacttaaattttatttcaaaataaaataatataactatTGTATTTTTACATTTGTAAACGATATAAACATATACAAACGATATACCgtatttttacaattattaattataccacaaTCCACTCTAACCTAAGATTTGTCGATATGCAAAGAGACTCAACGGTGgtaggggtcccagacaccccaggacGAAATAAAGTCGATATGCAAACAGCACCATCGGCGCagcggggtcccagacaccccataTGCAATCGGGTCGATATGTACAGAGCGCCaatagtgcttcggggtcccagacaccccaggatgTATTCATATCGATACGTATACAGCACCACCAGTGCTCGGGGGTACCTGATACACCAGCaggatatcaggtcggtatcaccccctgtggctcggggggcttagaatacggccacggtatcccctgcctgtcgtaagaggcgactaaaagggggatgtaaaggagcgagtaaaatgtaaagaaataaacaagttaaatagatataacaataattttattaataaacaattgtaaaatataaaaattaatggtAGCATTGTACTATTTCGCCATTTGTTTggtttttgttttatatttccCTATTTCCTATCAAATCCATCGCTATCCTGCATTCACTAATTCCCAATtgtatttcgctagatccggtcaaacccgtcactattccgaacaagtgagtttcacgatttgttcgtttttcgttcttatatttcgctagatccggtcaaacccatcactagtccgaacaagtgagtttcacgatttgttcattttcgttcttatatttcgctagatccggtcaaacccatcactatttcgaacaagtgagtttcacgatttgttcgtttttcgttcttatatttcgctacttcctTGGGGTCCCCGATACCCCGGATGCTACTGCCGGTATGCAGAATCACCGGAACTTTGGGGTCCTTAGAAATCCGAGACAGTATAATTTAGATATACAGAATCatcggtgcttggggtctttaaaaccccgagacaatataattttgGTATACAAAATCGTCGGTactcggggttcttagaaccccaagacagtataatttcggtatacagaatcgtcggtgcatggggtctttagaacccccagagtatataatttaggtataccGAATCGTCGGTgctcggggtccttagaaccacGAGACAATATTATTTAGATATGTTGAATCGTCGGTGCtaggggtctttagaaccccaagaaaatataatttaggtatacaaaatcgtcggtgcttggggtcttcAGAACCCCAAGACAGTATAATTTCGGTgtacagaatcgtcggtgtgtggggtccttagaaccccaaaCGATTTAATTTTGGTAGGCAGAATTAtagttgcttcggggtccttaacaccccaagatgatatcttGGTATTCAGACAAACTCGCCGctgtttcggggtccctgacaccccggatgctgtaatgtcggtatgtaaagtatgtcactggtgcttcggggtccttaacaccccaggATGAAATCAGGCTCGTACGTAGAGGGCACAACTAGCATAATATTCGTACTCGAATTTCtttccggagtttatttaatttacctcaTTTATCTTGTCCCGGGTGTCGTAAAGACatctgaaattatttcattttttccctCTTTATAGGCCAAAACCCAtcccttttaattattaattattttatcctcctttATGGGCCAAGACCCATGCTCCCTAACTATTTCTTATCCTACTCCTCTCTATGGACCAAGGCCTCCCTTGgcagatatttatttcttcattctttttatgagCTTATCCTTATAGcactgcatccctcacatcacCGTCTTCCTTACATTTCcgtatcttttacatcccttAATTCTTTACATCCTTCCACTCTTtttatccctgcatcccttacatcccttatgtccctgcaacccttatagcactgcatccctcacatcactGTCTTCCTTACATCTGcgtatcttttacatcccttaattctttacatccctccaccctttatatctctgcatcccttacatcccttatgtccctgcaacccttacagCACTGCATCCCTCCCATCACTCCCTtccttacatctccgtatcttttacatccctccatccttttcatccctgcatcccttacatcccttatgtccctgcaacccttataataaatatattacaaaagctggttcgagtaaaggtaagtaaaggtaagtaattttttaacttttaatttttgaattttcaattttgcgccctctagcggcaaaaatgtgaactaaaatttcgacctcgcgtcagcgccatctggttttagaaaaaggaactgtATCATGctggaattttggccctctagcggcaaaaatgtgaactaaaatttcgacctcgagtcagcgccacctggttttagaaaaaggaactaaatcgtgctggaattttggccctctggcggcaaaaatgtgaactaaaatttcgacctcgagtcagcgccacctggttttagaaaaaggaactaaatcatgctggaattttggccctctagcggcaaaaatgtgaactaaaatttcgacctcgagccagcgccatctggttttagaaaaaggaactaaatcatgctggaattttggccctctagcagcaaaaatgtgaactaaaatttcgacctcgagtcagcgccatctggttttagaaaaaggaactaaatttcgcAAAAATTCAGCTGGATGTTGTGCTTTTCGGTGGAGGGATGCAAAGGACGTTGAGAAGTAAAGGATACAGGAATATAAGGgttgcagtgatgtaagggttgcagtgatgtaagggatgcaatgatgtaaggggtgcaatgatgtaagggatgcaatgatataaaggatgcagaaatgtaagggatgcaatgaTATAAAGcatgcagaaatgtaagggatgcaggggtgtaaaggatgcagaaatgtaagggatgcaatgaTATAAAGcatgcagaaatgtaagggataTAATTATGTGAAggatgcagaaatgtaagggatacaatgatataaaggatgcagaaatgtaagggatgcagggatgtaattAATGCAAAATCTATAACGTATAAAGCTATTTTATTTGGTTCAAATATATACATTGTTCGTGTGCTGTAAAGTATTCGGTAAGGTTTTGAGATATCTTGAAATGACCCAATACTTTGAAACGGTACTTAATGTTCATAGTTTACAGTAGGAACAATTTCCTAATAGTTCAGACATTCCAGTTTAATAAATGCAGTAGAGCTTATAAAGTATGGACTACCGATGATCCAGAATAACATTAGAAGCATATTTCTTGCTTTTTAGACAATATTCTACAACCGTGTAAATAGTAAGTAATCTCCTATCCATGGCACTTAAGTGGGCTTCTGTAACAAGGGGTTGAACATCGGCCATCATAGACTCGTGAGCAACGAGTTTTCCAAGAGCTATGCTTAAAGATCCACCACTGAACAGTTTCAAACGATCCCAAGTAGTTTTATGGatcctaaaataaaaataaaatactactTTTTAACAATGAActagatattaatatttatataaatacctACATGCAACATTGATATAGTGGGGCTAAAATATCAAAATGATCGACATCAGGATTCCCAAGACTCTTTCCATtgtcaattaataaaacagcaGGATTGTGGAAATTATTCTGCGCCAATTCGTAATGATGACGATCACCATTGTCCATTAAGAAATCAAAAATTGCTGTATCAATCAAATCTAAAAGTCTACTCGACGACTGAGGTGAATATGCCTTGGAGTCTTTCACCTGAAAAGAACAAATGCCTAGtactatttatttttcatatacaaaaaatagaatGTACAATTTGAATATACTTTTTCGCAGTAATTATCATCTGTTTCCCATGTAGCAAGTTTGTTTCTTTTGTAAGTCCTTTGCCAGGGATGACGGTGTTTAACTAGCTTTAAATATCGCGGTAGCCAAGAAATTAAAGCACCCTCCAAAATGTCTCCCGTCCCGCAAACTGGATCTGCAGGGGAACAGTAATGACAAACCCCATATAGGCAAGTATCGTTACCATCTTGATACAAGGTTGCATAAAGTTCTGGAGTTGCTCGTGGtcgaatttcatttcttaaatcAACtgcaaaaatatttgattttatattaaacattatatACATTTATGCAGGATGATCTATGAAAATGTACACACGTTTTCTAATAACAGTAAGCGGTACTCTTCTTAAGGCCAGCAGGGAAGATAAATGGAATGCTACAACTTCGGCATTGTGCCGGTCTTTACCATGGTAAACCGGCCCTCGAATAATAGCGTCCCTAGAATACCACTGAGGCTTGAACATCGCCTTCGTCCCGTGTTCCAAAGTTAACATTAATTTCAGTTGCGTACCAAGTGGCGCGTTATCCGCTCGCATTACTCTTGATTTACGTAAAGTATCCAATATCGTTCCTAGCTCGGGTGCAACTGGTGGAATTAACTGATGAGCGTCAGGCCACTGAAAATATAATAAGAATAGATTTAGAATACTGTTCCGTATTATTTAAAAGCATTTAATACGGTACTAACATTATTATTAGGAATATTCCATATATTTTCACGAACATTAGGCATTATTCTCAATTCAGTTAACAAACGTTCCAATACTATCGTGTAACTAGTATTTTGTTTAAAGTATCTCGATGGTAATATTTGAATCTCTTCTCTAATTTTCTTTGCCATACTTTTGGCAACCGATTTTTGCAGAGCTTGTAAATTTTGTTCTGCTCGAGATATTAATTCTTCCTGTTCGGGTTTTAATTGTGAAGTAGGCATGCCTTTTGATGAGGTTTTGTGCGACGAGCTCTCTACGATCATTcgtatgaaatatacattgacaCTTAGGACAAGAATCAAAAGGCCGCCCAAAGCAACGAGAGCACAGCGTCGGCCAATCATctgtaaagaaaatttaatgtaGATGGCGCGCAATTGTTTCACTTGtcaaatattataatactaaCGAAAACTATAGCCTTAAAAATTCATAGTCTGGCTATTTATATTCTTTATGAATTCATCATTTTGTTTTCAaacatattatgaaatatttaacacgcatatatacgtatataaagttagattaatttacattgttaatattaaataaataactagtTTCTAAACAAATCTAATGCAATAGTTCTAAATGAATTAGAAGCTTAATTAATCTTGCACTAACATTCTATATACGCGTGCAGCAAATAGTAATAACATAGCAGTGTTATTGTGACAGAAACGTATGAGGAATCGAATCTAATAATGAAAAAGTcttttgtaaaatgaaaatgtcTATAGATATCACCTTTGAAAATTGGCCACGCGGTTGCTGTCAcctgataataaatatttttctcatgTTTCGATGAAACCTCGGTTCAGTTGTGTCCAACTACCTTAGACAGGCAACAGTCGGACGCCATTTTTAACTTCGATCCAAAGCACTCGCGCGTCATAGTACAATGAATTTGAATCTGTAGTAAATGAGTGGTACCTAAAAATCAACTAAATTTTcaacagaatttaattaataaggATTTTTATTTTGCGTTTATGGAATAAGGAATTATAAAACGCGATAATTATAATcatgaatttattttataaaaacatgTAAACTACATGGTGAATATAGTCGAATTAAATTTAGGCTATCACTCCAAATGGAGTAGGAGGTTCCTTTAAAACGCGGTGGTGGTGTTCGAATGGCTCGGTTCTATATCGTTTTTTATCTCTATAGTTACACTCGTACAAACATTTATGTCGATATATACATATCAGTACATGTTTTTTATTCTCTTCGTTGTCTCTCCCTTTCCCGAGCAAGTTCTGTAGCATAATCGTAAGGCGAACCTCTCCTACAATGAAGAAAAGCTCagaattttttaacaaataataCATATCAAAGGAACACATTACCTATCTCGATGACGATCTTTATCACGGTAACGATCTCTACTTCTATCTCTATGCGACCTATCTCTGCTACGACTTCTATTATCTCTTTGTCTCCGACTTCGATCGCGGCTACTCGATCGTTTAAAATGGCGGTCTCTTTCCCGGTCCCTTTCCCGTGCTCGctctcgttctctttctctGATCCGGTCTCGTTCACGGTCCCGCTCCCTATACTTGTCCTTACGTTCCTCATCAGATCTGGAAAAAAACAGTATTCGAAGGGAAGTAACGCCGAATAATGGAataccatttaaaaaaatatgaatttgtgCAAAATATATATGTACGATAATGTAAGATaccaagaaattattgatactatACACCTCGATATTGCACAACAATTTTTGTATTCcttgatatctaatgtatagAAGAGATCAGTGTACAGTTATCATGAATATCGAGATGAGTTCGCTAATGCAAAAAagtacaataaaattttaagtagatagtagtaaaaatataaatagcaTAAATGTATCTAAAAATAAGTTAATCGTCTGTAAAGCGAGCGAATAACTGTACAAGAATCAAATAAGAACATACACGTGTACTAAAGAAAACTGAACGATGATACATTGAGATCAAGGCTATTTTCCTGGAGATGGTACGTCTTTAATCTTCACCCCATTACCCTGACAAGTTCATAGAATATTATTAACCTTATAAAAAATAGTAACGTGATTGTATTCATACCACGTGGACGCACCTGGCTCGCCACTGGCTTGTTCTTTCGGCCTCACCCCACTGTGCTTCGCTATCTGGGATATGTCGTGGTTGGTTGCGGGATGTAAGGTTGCCGTTATCTTTTCTATTTCCACTGTTACTATATTTTCCGTGGCTATTTAACGTTATAGGTGGTTTCGCGTTTCTGGCGTTCATAGACTGCTGAGGAAACCTTTCCGCTAATCGATGCTCAAGTTCTTTTTGTATAGGCACTGGTATTCTTGGGAATAGTGTTGAGAACCACTCTAATTTAGTAAGAAACTGTTTCAGAATATCACCCATTTTCATTACTTGTCCTCCTCCAGCTTTTACATCTAACTCCTCTTCGTCTTCTAGATAATCGCTATACCAACTAAATAAATCAGCCGGTGGTTGTGTGTATCTATCAACGGTAATAACATATTTCTTTTAGAAACAATACTATTacattgttgttattattcttACCTAATATACATAAATCCTAGTGCTCGAATATACGGTGAATCGGGATGGTTGATAAGACCATTTAATTGTTTCCGTGTTAACCTCAAGGTGAAGAGTTTGTACAGCAGACAATACGCCGTCGAGACAATTCCTCCAGCGCCGACGCCTCTAACCTGCATGAACCGCTAAATTTACACCCCCCTATGTCAATTAATCACATACAtatcatattataatatattgacCGAGAACATGCTACTCTGCAATAAGTAAGTGTGATGTTAAGAGTCTGCTCAGTGCCTGATTCAGACTGGTTCGAGGCCAATATTTTGATATTGATGCCTGATTATACGTAACTAGTGGAAGTTTAATTATGCTTAAAACTTCCGCtttgtacaatttattttaaatgctTTCACCTTTCCTAGTTTTATCAGTAGTTCTCATTTCACTGAGCGTCCAGGTCCATTAAAGTGCTATAAATTTGGAGTTCTTTCTTGCGTACGGTAACAATTCTGTGATCTCCTTAGTTTCAagtcaataaataataattatgaattaACAACGTTTTAGAAAACATACTCACGCCTCCACACATGCCAGTCTGCCCCGCCGTTTTCCTGCTTCCTTTCTCCCATGGTTCCAAATGGGAGACTTTATAGTAAATTTCATCAATGACCTCATGGTATGTCTTTAGTTCGTATAAATTGACTTTAAAATAGTGGGATGACTgtatatttgttaaaattaatggaTTTAAGTTCATAGTCCTTTCATTTCCCCAAAGAGGTAATATGTTCGATTTTTTACCCTCCTTCTGGGCTGGTCGACGTTCTTCATCGCAACCACTGGAATTGTTCCATGGGGAGCCTAAATAAcaatgtttaatttattttaaaccaCTACGTAATAGCGATATACATAATATAAACTTCGATGCCTAATCGTATAGTTGAGGTTAAGTATATTCACAGATCATAATTCGCTGTACAATGGTTTATTCTTCCATTGAACATTGtaagaataaaaagtaaaatacaCGTGCTAAAGGTAATATACTTTTACTTACCATCAGCTCCTTCCGCTTCTTGCATTTGCATATTTGTATCGCGAACTTGCAAGACTCACGATGAAGTTTAGCGCATCAAACGCACCATACAAATGTTATACTTTACCGAACATTTACAACGTTAACGAAGAcaacagaaaaaataaatataatcgtgtcttcaaaataattgaattacAAATTCTAAAATCTATCGTAACGCTTTTTTATGCAAGTACATAGAAAACTGACGTCAACGGAAAGCGAAAAAAGACACAATACGGTAATACGCATGCCTACAAAATGTATACATCCGGTTTCATTCATACGTATACTTTTATTGTCGTTTGTATTATATCTGTAAATAACTAAATTGTTGCAGATTCTTCAGTTTATAAATAGTCTAATGTAAAAAGAATAACTGAAGTGCTATTGTAATTTCAAAGTAATGAAATGTATAGGTATCAGTCAATAGATATTTTGGTAACTTAACACAAAATCTTACGAAATTGAACATTAGAAGTAATAAATCCACTGTTCTAAAGTTAAACACAATTATTACTCTGTCATATTAATTCacgatataattataaatttacatctCTTCTTTTCTAAACCGAAACGTGTAATACAAACGACATCTTGACACTTTCAGAAATAATAATACGAACAGAAGCACAACACTCCTTAGAAACGCACACCTGGTGACACCTGGTGACACCTGTTATTACTATAACGCGCgcatatttacaaatttaaacataaaatatttatagaataaaaaatgccatttatacatttatattaCTTATGAGcgataattttaatgatttcctTTGGTTAgcttgtaatatttttaataaaaattataacattggttatattttaaaatgcaaGTATCAGTGTGTATTAGTTTTCTCATAATCGTGACTCCAAAcaggttttcttttttcaatgaaacttctAATTCCCTCTTGCGCATCTTTCATCTTTAAATTGTTAACCATCTTTTCAGCTCCCAAGAAATAAGCTGTTGCTAAATCAAGGTCCAACTGTtcatataaaaatgtttttcctACGTGTACAACTGAGCGACTTTTCGCATTTATAGCGGCAGTAATTTTTTCGATTTCTTGCTCTATAAATAAGACGCaacaaattataaatatgaTGTTCAATAATTGTACTATTTGAATAACTTACCAAATTTTTCAATGGGCACTACTTTACTAACAAGACCTACTTCATATGCCTCTTTTCCATTAAGGCTTAAACCTGTAAATAGCATGTAAATGGCTGTTTTCTTAGATACATTTCGAACCAACGGAATACCTGGGGTAGAACAAAATATTCCGAAATTGGCTCTATAAAACAGAGAGTAGAATTTCATTATCTGATATATAAATCTATATCTTTTGCATTGAATATATTCATTTACCCTGGTGTAGCAAATGAACTCCTTTCAGTACAAATAGCAATATCACATGCAGTAACCAACTGACAGCCTGCTGCAACTGCTATTCCATCCACAGCAGCAATTACAGGAACTGGACTTTGAGTAATTGCTTTCATTAACTCAGAACATGTTTCAAATATATCCTTGTGATGCTTCCCATTGTTAGTAGTCTAAACCACGCAAGCCAATCATTTCTCTGCGATGAATGTAAATCCTTATATTAAAGAGGCTCCtgccaattttatttttcagtttatttaCAAACCAATTCTTTCAAGTTATGCCCGGCAGAAAACATATTTGGTAGTTCAGATTTAAGAATTATGGATCGTAGATCCTTGCTATTTTCATCCTTTTTGATATTTAACAGCAGAGAATTCATCATTTTCAAGGATAAAGAATTCCGCGAAGAGGGATGATTTAATGATATTATCCTTATCTacgtgtaaaaataaaaattgagaatATTAATAAACAGGAAAACtgcaagaaattatttaaataattttcttactcCATTATCTTCTTTGACTTGCACGTATTTTTCTTCCGA containing:
- the LOC117605210 gene encoding pre-mRNA-splicing factor 38B isoform X3; translation: MQMQEAEGADGSPWNNSSGCDEERRPAQKEGKKSNILPLWGNERTMNLNPLILTNIQSSHYFKVNLYELKTYHEVIDEIYYKVSHLEPWEKGSRKTAGQTGMCGGRFMQVRGVGAGGIVSTAYCLLYKLFTLRLTRKQLNGLINHPDSPYIRALGFMYIRYTQPPADLFSWYSDYLEDEEELDVKAGGGQVMKMGDILKQFLTKLEWFSTLFPRIPVPIQKELEHRLAERFPQQSMNARNAKPPITLNSHGKYSNSGNRKDNGNLTSRNQPRHIPDSEAQWGEAERTSQWRARSDEERKDKYRERDRERDRIRERERERARERDRERDRHFKRSSSRDRSRRQRDNRSRSRDRSHRDRSRDRYRDKDRHRDRTCSGKGETTKRIKNMY
- the LOC117605210 gene encoding uncharacterized protein LOC117605210 isoform X1: MQMQEAEGADGSPWNNSSGCDEERRPAQKEGKKSNILPLWGNERTMNLNPLILTNIQSSHYFKVNLYELKTYHEVIDEIYYKVSHLEPWEKGSRKTAGQTGMCGGRFMQVRGVGAGGIVSTAYCLLYKLFTLRLTRKQLNGLINHPDSPYIRALGFMYIRYTQPPADLFSWYSDYLEDEEELDVKAGGGQVMKMGDILKQFLTKLEWFSTLFPRIPVPIQKELEHRLAERFPQQSMNARNAKPPITLNSHGKYSNSGNRKDNGNLTSRNQPRHIPDSEAQWGEAERTSQWRARSDEERKDKYRERDRERDRIRERERERARERDRERDRHFKRSSSRDRSRRQRDNRSRSRDRSHRDRSRDRYRDKDRHRDRRGSPYDYATELARERERQRRE
- the LOC117605210 gene encoding pre-mRNA-splicing factor 38B isoform X2 — translated: MQMQEAEGADGSPWNNSSGCDEERRPAQKEGKKSNILPLWGNERTMNLNPLILTNIQSSHYFKVNLYELKTYHEVIDEIYYKVSHLEPWEKGSRKTAGQTGMCGGVRGVGAGGIVSTAYCLLYKLFTLRLTRKQLNGLINHPDSPYIRALGFMYIRYTQPPADLFSWYSDYLEDEEELDVKAGGGQVMKMGDILKQFLTKLEWFSTLFPRIPVPIQKELEHRLAERFPQQSMNARNAKPPITLNSHGKYSNSGNRKDNGNLTSRNQPRHIPDSEAQWGEAERTSQWRARSDEERKDKYRERDRERDRIRERERERARERDRERDRHFKRSSSRDRSRRQRDNRSRSRDRSHRDRSRDRYRDKDRHRDRRGSPYDYATELARERERQRRE